One Arthrobacter sp. StoSoilB20 DNA segment encodes these proteins:
- a CDS encoding ATP-binding protein: MLPDPWLDEDTVTVGLRPSPFADRARLLDIILSAVPSPSTSGIVVTGDRGSGKSHLLLSIKAGLPETMDVRTFAGKPELKTISYGALGAAAESAGDSTMLPGLHVLRALTSTLGAAEYLYTPNSGRRRNKHQVRAARPPLVLLVDDIHYFDPASLAVLLQLIPGFGATLVATADSRRPLPPDLYQLWEDGFLEQFFLPPFSFMEAHALAEAVLGGKVQRRASSLLAAMSGFNVGLLGIALNDARSAGLLAQKDGYWTIDVRAHCDWPGVVAQVQAENSARPAEERHALELIALAEPVAVDVVEHHFGHTAVEHLLANHHIRLLAGRPPLVRTSSWLRGEGTRLAVPRPRSLALRLGVEEPVLTRESAPTLLRWMNWTLDCGLTLSDELLLAAAPAADRPSTAELAIRAAAAVAAPGRKDEARLLRARALVAEGLLGEAAPELSELAAAGGSPEVKADAGHRLLALELLGAVPGRAWRSGQEEEGSGEQGTAQLVRNVREAERLLLTGAAPEALERSTAAMAAVDANPALDMFRPAVLFRHVVCLRNNLAWSQVDALLDCPSAFVLPTYLAVCLDVARAYAELSQGLTRAAATTLEPVLAELPDAGLPPVLAFAAAMLAYCEALRGNPAQAMERCGQSVSALREVQDPGGLLAQLSSVYLAAAQDQLAGRPGHLMELAEQLRHQGNTMLEAEAVSLLMLNATSTAVEDLVLQRRLAGLAAGIHGARGTALGTFASALLNQDPKTLETAGRSLSADRLFAHAAMCYSLAASGYEARTRSAASRRASVLVERLRSAFDSGAVPPLGWVPGRAGG, from the coding sequence ATGCTGCCGGATCCCTGGCTGGACGAAGACACCGTCACAGTCGGGCTGAGGCCATCACCCTTCGCAGACCGGGCACGGCTGCTGGACATCATCCTTTCCGCAGTACCCTCCCCCTCCACCAGCGGCATCGTAGTGACGGGAGACCGGGGATCCGGTAAGAGCCACCTGTTGCTCTCCATCAAAGCGGGCCTCCCGGAAACCATGGACGTCAGGACTTTCGCGGGAAAGCCGGAACTCAAAACCATCAGCTATGGCGCACTGGGCGCCGCTGCCGAAAGCGCTGGCGACAGCACCATGCTCCCGGGACTTCACGTCTTGCGTGCCTTGACCAGCACCTTGGGGGCCGCTGAGTACCTGTACACGCCAAACAGCGGCCGACGCCGGAACAAGCACCAGGTGCGGGCGGCGCGTCCGCCGCTGGTGTTGTTGGTGGACGATATCCACTACTTCGATCCCGCTTCACTGGCTGTCCTGCTGCAGCTGATTCCGGGCTTTGGCGCCACCTTGGTAGCTACTGCCGACAGCCGACGGCCCCTGCCTCCGGACCTTTACCAACTCTGGGAAGACGGCTTCCTGGAACAGTTCTTCCTGCCTCCCTTCAGCTTCATGGAGGCGCACGCGCTGGCCGAAGCTGTCCTGGGCGGCAAGGTCCAGCGCCGTGCCAGCAGCCTTCTGGCCGCCATGAGCGGTTTCAATGTGGGGCTGCTGGGAATCGCCCTCAATGATGCCCGCAGCGCGGGGCTGTTGGCGCAGAAGGACGGCTACTGGACCATTGATGTCCGCGCCCACTGTGACTGGCCGGGCGTGGTGGCGCAGGTGCAGGCGGAAAACTCTGCACGGCCGGCCGAGGAACGGCACGCCCTGGAACTCATCGCGCTCGCGGAACCGGTGGCTGTGGATGTGGTGGAGCACCATTTCGGCCACACCGCCGTTGAACATCTCCTGGCAAACCATCACATCAGGCTGTTGGCCGGGAGGCCGCCGCTGGTCAGGACGAGTTCCTGGCTTCGCGGCGAGGGCACCCGACTGGCAGTGCCCCGGCCCAGGAGCCTGGCCCTCCGCCTTGGCGTTGAGGAGCCGGTCCTGACACGGGAATCAGCTCCCACCTTGCTGCGCTGGATGAACTGGACCCTGGACTGCGGGCTGACGTTGTCGGACGAACTTCTCCTCGCGGCAGCACCGGCGGCCGACAGGCCATCAACGGCAGAACTGGCCATCCGTGCCGCCGCCGCAGTGGCCGCCCCGGGGCGGAAGGACGAGGCGAGGCTCCTGAGGGCCCGCGCTTTGGTTGCCGAGGGTTTGTTGGGCGAAGCCGCTCCGGAACTGAGTGAACTTGCAGCCGCCGGGGGATCGCCGGAAGTGAAGGCCGACGCCGGTCACCGCTTGCTGGCGCTCGAACTCCTGGGTGCCGTTCCGGGCCGGGCGTGGCGCAGCGGGCAGGAGGAAGAGGGTTCAGGCGAACAGGGGACCGCCCAACTGGTCCGCAACGTCCGGGAAGCCGAACGGCTGCTGCTGACGGGGGCTGCGCCGGAGGCGTTGGAGCGGTCAACAGCGGCCATGGCTGCAGTTGATGCAAACCCCGCCTTGGACATGTTCCGCCCGGCGGTGCTGTTCCGACACGTGGTGTGCCTCCGCAACAACCTGGCCTGGAGCCAGGTTGATGCGCTGTTGGACTGTCCTTCCGCCTTTGTGCTGCCCACCTACCTTGCTGTGTGTTTGGACGTTGCCCGCGCGTATGCAGAACTCAGCCAAGGGCTTACCCGCGCGGCGGCGACAACGTTGGAACCTGTCCTTGCGGAACTTCCCGACGCCGGCCTTCCGCCGGTCCTTGCCTTCGCGGCGGCCATGCTGGCCTACTGCGAGGCGCTGCGCGGGAACCCTGCGCAGGCGATGGAACGGTGTGGTCAGAGTGTCTCGGCCCTGCGGGAAGTCCAGGATCCAGGGGGTCTGCTCGCGCAACTCAGCTCCGTGTATTTGGCAGCCGCACAGGACCAGCTTGCCGGCAGGCCCGGCCACCTGATGGAGTTGGCTGAACAACTCCGCCACCAGGGCAACACGATGTTGGAAGCCGAGGCGGTCTCCCTCCTGATGCTCAACGCCACCAGTACCGCCGTCGAGGACCTGGTGCTGCAGCGGCGCCTGGCAGGGCTGGCAGCAGGAATTCACGGAGCCCGGGGAACCGCGCTTGGCACGTTTGCGTCGGCGCTGCTGAACCAGGACCCCAAAACGCTCGAGACGGCCGGGAGGAGCTTGTCTGCCGACAGGCTTTTTGCCCATGCTGCCATGTGCTACTCCCTTGCGGCCAGTGGGTACGAAGCCCGCACCAGGAGTGCGGCGAGCCGGCGTGCCTCGGTCCTGGTTGAGCGCCTGCGCAGCGCATTCGACAGCGGCGCCGTTCCGCCGCTGGGCTGGGTCCCGGGAAGGGCAGGCGGCTGA
- a CDS encoding cysteine desulfurase, whose product MTAVSTPASLLRSVHAMDNAEVLRIRNDFPVLDQMVNGKPLIYLDSGATSQNPLSVIEAEQEYYEQRNAAVHRGAHHLAVEATEVFEDARQTVADFIGAQYEETVWTSNATEGLNLISYALSNAGLWAAQGRGDSRLKELAIGPGDEIVVTEMEHHANLIPWQELAFRTGATLRYIPVRDDGTLLLDAAAGLVGERTKLLAFTHASNVLGTINPVADLVALARRVGALVVLDACQSVPHMAVDVKELDVDFAVFSGHKMLAPTGVGVLYGKQELLDVMPPFLTGGSMITTVTMERAEYLPAPQRFEAGTQRISQAVALATAVNYLTETGIERIHAWEATLGQRLVKGLESIDGIRVVGPASGSERIGLAAFDVAGVHAHDVGQFLDDRGIAVRVGHHCAQPLHRRLGLTATTRASTYLYNTTDDVDAFLDAVSGVRAYFQA is encoded by the coding sequence TTGACTGCCGTATCAACCCCAGCCTCACTGCTTCGGTCCGTGCATGCCATGGACAATGCGGAGGTGTTGCGGATCCGGAACGACTTCCCGGTGCTGGACCAGATGGTCAACGGTAAACCCCTGATCTACCTCGATTCCGGTGCTACGTCGCAGAATCCGCTCAGTGTCATCGAGGCCGAGCAGGAGTACTACGAGCAACGCAATGCTGCCGTTCACCGCGGCGCCCATCACCTGGCTGTTGAAGCTACGGAGGTTTTCGAGGACGCACGCCAGACGGTGGCGGACTTCATCGGTGCACAGTATGAAGAAACCGTATGGACTTCCAATGCCACCGAGGGCCTGAACCTCATCAGCTACGCACTCTCCAACGCCGGATTGTGGGCGGCACAGGGCCGTGGTGATTCGCGCCTGAAAGAGCTGGCCATTGGTCCCGGCGACGAGATCGTGGTCACCGAAATGGAACACCACGCCAACCTCATTCCCTGGCAGGAGTTGGCTTTCCGGACCGGGGCCACCCTGAGGTACATCCCTGTCAGAGACGACGGCACCCTGTTGCTGGACGCCGCCGCCGGACTCGTGGGGGAGCGGACCAAGCTCCTGGCCTTCACCCACGCTTCCAACGTCCTTGGCACCATCAACCCGGTGGCGGACCTCGTGGCACTTGCCCGCAGGGTGGGCGCCTTGGTGGTCCTGGACGCCTGCCAGTCCGTGCCCCACATGGCTGTGGACGTCAAGGAACTGGACGTCGACTTCGCTGTGTTCTCCGGCCATAAAATGCTGGCCCCCACCGGCGTCGGCGTGTTGTATGGGAAGCAGGAGCTCCTGGATGTCATGCCGCCGTTCCTCACCGGTGGTTCCATGATCACCACCGTGACCATGGAACGTGCCGAATACCTGCCGGCGCCCCAGCGGTTCGAGGCCGGAACCCAGCGCATCTCCCAGGCCGTGGCGCTCGCAACTGCGGTGAACTACCTGACCGAGACCGGAATCGAACGCATCCATGCATGGGAGGCCACGCTGGGCCAACGCCTCGTCAAGGGGCTTGAAAGCATCGACGGCATCAGGGTTGTCGGACCGGCCTCCGGGTCGGAACGGATCGGCCTGGCCGCATTCGACGTCGCCGGTGTGCACGCCCACGACGTCGGGCAGTTCCTTGATGACCGAGGCATCGCCGTCCGAGTCGGTCACCATTGCGCCCAACCGTTGCACCGCCGGCTCGGCCTGACAGCCACCACCCGGGCGAGTACCTACCTCTACAACACCACCGACGACGTCGATGCTTTCCTCGACGCCGTTTCCGGGGTCCGGGCCTATTTCCAGGCCTGA
- the sufU gene encoding Fe-S cluster assembly sulfur transfer protein SufU — MSLDQLYQQIILDHSKQRHGSGLAETAAPEGASTGQSHQLNPVCGDEVTLRLAVADGTVQQISWDGAGCSISMASASVLTDLGEGMSVEELHTVIGNFREVLRSRGKVQADPEVLGDAAAFEGVARYAARVKCAMISWVAAEDALNQATA, encoded by the coding sequence ATGAGTCTTGACCAGCTGTACCAGCAGATCATCCTGGACCACTCCAAGCAGCGGCACGGCAGTGGCCTGGCTGAAACGGCCGCCCCTGAAGGGGCATCCACCGGTCAATCACACCAACTGAACCCGGTGTGCGGGGATGAAGTCACGCTGCGGCTCGCCGTTGCGGACGGAACCGTCCAGCAGATCAGCTGGGACGGAGCGGGCTGCTCCATTTCGATGGCTTCTGCCTCGGTGCTGACCGACCTCGGCGAGGGAATGTCCGTGGAGGAACTGCACACGGTGATCGGGAACTTCCGCGAAGTCCTCCGGTCCCGCGGCAAGGTCCAGGCCGACCCCGAGGTCCTCGGTGACGCGGCGGCCTTCGAAGGCGTGGCCCGTTACGCGGCGCGCGTCAAATGCGCCATGATCTCCTGGGTTGCTGCCGAGGATGCCCTCAACCAGGCCACCGCCTAA
- a CDS encoding DUF2505 domain-containing protein: MALSASTTLPHSVDRVAAVFVDEEFLRHTSELVGGSLESFTIDGDPAGAFSTVTVRTLPTTRLPDIARKFVGETLKVTQTEQWEAPAADGSRASNIALKISGAPLDVTAVQRLVADGANTRIELEGNVTSSVPFLGGKIADAAEPMVGKALNIQSQQAQAWLESH; this comes from the coding sequence ATGGCCCTGAGCGCATCCACCACCCTGCCGCACAGCGTTGACCGCGTAGCTGCCGTATTTGTCGACGAAGAATTCCTGCGTCACACGAGCGAACTGGTGGGCGGCTCCCTGGAATCGTTCACGATCGACGGCGACCCCGCCGGTGCGTTCAGCACCGTCACTGTCCGCACCCTGCCCACCACGCGACTGCCGGACATTGCCCGGAAGTTCGTCGGCGAGACCCTGAAGGTCACCCAGACCGAGCAGTGGGAAGCTCCCGCGGCCGATGGCTCACGGGCCAGCAACATCGCCTTGAAGATTTCAGGCGCGCCCCTGGACGTCACGGCTGTCCAGCGCCTCGTTGCCGACGGTGCCAACACCAGGATCGAGCTCGAAGGCAACGTCACCTCTTCGGTACCGTTCCTCGGTGGCAAGATCGCTGATGCTGCGGAGCCGATGGTTGGCAAGGCACTGAACATCCAGTCGCAGCAGGCCCAGGCCTGGCTCGAAAGCCACTAG
- a CDS encoding SDR family oxidoreductase: MQPSEATHSNTPQDTRTVLVTGATGYIGGRLVPRLLEAGHKVKVLVRTPQKIADVPWHDHVEIIENSLSDADGLTEALAGVDVLYYLVHSMASGSGFEAKEEAMARLVAGAAAGAGVDRIVYLGGLHPENEELSIHMRSRETVGKVFLDSSVDSIVFQAGVVIGSGSASFEMIRHLAETLPVMPAPSWVNNRVEAIAVRDVLHYLVAAAALPDKLNRSFDIGSRDVLKYKEMMNEYAVERGLPRRLVIALPVPAPKLAGLWVALVTPIPLSMSLPLVQSLQHDAVSREHDVDRYIPQPDGGLTQYRRAVALALGKERDGQVETTWANAGIDADPLPSDPDWAGYKVFLDERTFHSEARPEHVWTIIEGIGGKNGWYSLPLAWRVRGWLDKLQGGAGLLRGRRHPKTLNAGEVVDWWRVEAIDRGHLLRLRAEMRAPGGAWLELAVEPDGEGSLYKQRAIFFPRGLAGRLYWLGVYPFHGFIFPSMARNISAAAITLQESSPASTGSGVAGGTP; the protein is encoded by the coding sequence TTGCAGCCTTCGGAAGCTACGCATTCCAACACACCGCAGGACACCAGGACCGTACTGGTAACAGGCGCCACCGGATACATTGGCGGACGTCTGGTCCCCCGGCTCCTTGAAGCCGGCCACAAGGTCAAGGTCCTGGTCCGCACGCCACAAAAGATCGCCGATGTCCCTTGGCATGATCATGTGGAGATCATCGAGAACAGCCTCTCGGACGCAGACGGACTCACCGAGGCCCTGGCCGGCGTGGACGTCCTGTACTACCTGGTCCACTCCATGGCATCCGGCAGCGGGTTCGAGGCCAAGGAGGAAGCCATGGCCCGGCTCGTGGCTGGAGCCGCGGCAGGGGCCGGTGTGGACAGGATCGTCTACCTCGGCGGACTGCACCCCGAGAACGAGGAACTGTCCATCCACATGCGTTCCCGCGAGACCGTGGGAAAGGTGTTCCTGGACTCATCAGTGGACTCGATCGTGTTCCAGGCCGGCGTGGTGATCGGCTCGGGATCCGCCTCGTTCGAGATGATCCGGCACCTGGCCGAAACACTTCCGGTCATGCCTGCCCCCAGTTGGGTGAACAACCGGGTTGAGGCCATCGCGGTCCGTGACGTCCTGCACTACCTCGTGGCTGCTGCGGCGCTCCCGGATAAGTTGAACCGTTCCTTCGATATCGGCTCCCGGGACGTCCTGAAGTACAAGGAGATGATGAACGAGTACGCGGTGGAGCGGGGGCTCCCCCGGCGCCTGGTCATCGCGCTTCCCGTCCCGGCTCCCAAGCTTGCCGGATTGTGGGTGGCCCTGGTGACGCCAATTCCCCTGTCCATGTCCCTGCCTTTGGTGCAGTCGCTGCAGCATGACGCAGTGTCGCGGGAGCACGACGTCGACCGTTACATACCCCAGCCCGACGGCGGCCTGACCCAGTACCGCCGTGCCGTCGCTTTGGCGTTGGGCAAGGAACGGGACGGACAGGTGGAGACCACCTGGGCCAACGCGGGGATCGACGCCGATCCGCTTCCCAGTGACCCCGATTGGGCGGGCTACAAAGTCTTCCTCGATGAAAGGACCTTCCACAGCGAGGCCCGGCCGGAGCACGTCTGGACCATCATTGAGGGCATCGGCGGTAAGAACGGCTGGTATTCACTGCCGCTGGCATGGCGGGTCCGGGGCTGGCTGGACAAGCTCCAGGGCGGGGCTGGTTTGCTGCGCGGACGCCGGCATCCCAAAACCCTCAACGCCGGTGAGGTAGTGGACTGGTGGCGGGTGGAAGCCATCGACCGCGGGCACCTGCTGCGCTTGCGGGCCGAGATGCGGGCCCCGGGCGGGGCCTGGCTGGAGTTGGCGGTGGAGCCCGACGGCGAAGGCAGCCTTTATAAGCAGCGCGCCATTTTCTTCCCGCGTGGACTTGCCGGGCGCCTCTACTGGCTGGGGGTGTACCCGTTCCACGGTTTCATCTTCCCGTCCATGGCCCGGAACATCTCGGCTGCGGCCATCACCCTCCAGGAGAGCTCCCCGGCAAGCACCGGTTCAGGGGTGGCCGGCGGAACCCCGTAG
- the mfd gene encoding transcription-repair coupling factor, with amino-acid sequence MSLNGLRRALAEDKTFARVRTEAQRPFSDRNTDYQISAPTGMRAVLLAEMADALASAGDDGAGAPVVLAVTATGREAEDLTAALASYLPAESVATFPSWETLPHERLSPRSDTVGRRLSVLRRLTHPETSTSAPLRVVVAPVRAVVQPIVAGLGDLVPVTLQVGQERSFTEVVRALSDAAYARVDMVTHRGEFAVRGGILDVFPPTEDHPIRVEFFGDEVDQMRWFAVADQRSLSAPGIHHPTELHAPPCREILITASVMSRAARLKADMPAAADMLEKIAGGIAVEGMESLAPVLVDAMVPFVDQLPAGSLSVVIEPEKVRTRAHDLAATNEEFLEAAWSTASDGGAAPLDLSSQASTDLHAASFRSLTDTRSAALAHGVSWWSITSLASDEDLVLDIDVLNMRAREPRGYQGEVAEMLEFIGSRVREQWRVVVVTDGPGPAQRLAELFHDADIPCSRVESLDKEPQPGIIEVTTAAVGRGFVLDGLKLGLLTEADLLGRATASSTKDMRRMPSKRRNAVDPLQLHAGDFVVHEQHGIGRFVELIQRKVTGTSASDAGLREYLVLEYAPSKRGAPGDRLFVPTDQLDQVTRYVGGDTPALSKMGGADWASTKSKARKAVKEIAGELIRLYSARMASRGHAFAPDTPWQRELEEAFPYVETPDQLTTINEVKADMEREIPMDRLVSGDVGYGKTEIAVRAAFKAVQDGKQVAVLVPTTLLAQQHYETFTERFSGFPLRVKPLSRFQSSKEAKETAEGVKSGAVDVVIGTHRLLSKDFEFKDLGLVIVDEEQRFGVEHKEALKKMRTNVDVLAMSATPIPRTLEMSLTGIRETSTLATPPEERHPVLTYVGPYTNKQTSAAIRRELMREGQVFFVHNRVSSIERIAAQIRELVPEARVEVAHGQMSESRLEKIIVDFWEKRFDVLVCTTIIETGLDISNANTLIVDGADKYGLSQLHQLRGRVGRGRERAYAYFLYPSEKPLGEVALERLKAVAAHNELGAGMQLAMKDLEIRGAGNLLGGEQSGHIQGVGFDLYIRLVGEAVAEYRGEAEEKAAEMKIELPVNAHLPHDYVPGERLRLEAYRKLAAAITYEAIDEVLAELVDRYGEPPLPAQNLIAVARFRVGAREAGLSDVALQGNFIRFSPAQLPESKTMRLNRMYPGSQVKPALDAVLIPKPKTAKIGGRDLQDAEILQWANTVIEAIFTDAPVKAG; translated from the coding sequence ATGAGCCTCAACGGTCTGCGCCGCGCCTTGGCGGAGGACAAGACTTTCGCCCGCGTGCGAACGGAAGCTCAGCGGCCCTTCAGCGACCGCAACACCGACTACCAGATCAGCGCTCCCACTGGAATGCGCGCTGTGCTGCTCGCCGAAATGGCCGACGCCCTGGCCTCCGCTGGTGACGACGGTGCCGGCGCTCCCGTGGTCCTCGCCGTCACAGCAACCGGACGTGAAGCCGAGGACCTCACCGCTGCGCTCGCCTCATATCTTCCGGCCGAATCCGTGGCCACCTTCCCCAGCTGGGAAACCCTCCCGCACGAGCGGCTCTCCCCGCGCTCGGACACCGTCGGGCGCCGGCTTTCCGTCCTGCGCCGCCTGACCCACCCCGAAACCTCGACGTCGGCCCCCTTGCGGGTAGTGGTGGCTCCCGTTCGCGCCGTGGTCCAGCCCATTGTTGCCGGCTTGGGGGACTTGGTTCCAGTGACACTGCAGGTGGGGCAGGAGCGTTCTTTCACGGAGGTTGTCAGGGCCCTGTCCGACGCAGCCTACGCACGTGTGGACATGGTGACGCACCGTGGCGAATTCGCGGTCCGCGGCGGCATCCTCGACGTCTTCCCACCCACCGAGGACCATCCCATCCGGGTGGAGTTCTTCGGCGACGAAGTGGACCAGATGCGCTGGTTCGCCGTGGCCGACCAGCGCTCGCTGTCCGCACCCGGCATTCACCACCCCACCGAACTGCACGCCCCGCCGTGCCGGGAAATCCTGATCACCGCCTCAGTCATGTCCCGCGCGGCCAGGCTCAAAGCCGACATGCCCGCAGCGGCGGACATGCTCGAGAAGATTGCCGGCGGGATCGCTGTTGAGGGCATGGAATCCCTTGCCCCGGTCCTGGTGGATGCCATGGTCCCGTTCGTTGACCAGCTCCCGGCGGGCTCCCTCTCCGTGGTCATCGAACCGGAAAAGGTCCGCACCCGCGCGCACGATCTCGCAGCCACCAACGAGGAATTCCTTGAAGCTGCGTGGTCAACTGCGTCCGACGGCGGTGCGGCGCCCCTTGACTTGTCTTCCCAGGCATCCACCGACCTGCATGCGGCCAGTTTCCGGTCACTGACCGATACCCGTTCGGCCGCCCTCGCCCACGGCGTCTCCTGGTGGTCCATCACCTCGCTCGCCTCGGACGAGGACCTCGTCCTGGATATCGACGTCCTGAACATGCGGGCCCGCGAACCTCGCGGATACCAAGGCGAAGTGGCCGAGATGCTGGAATTCATCGGATCCCGGGTCCGCGAGCAGTGGCGCGTGGTGGTGGTGACCGATGGTCCCGGACCTGCCCAACGCCTGGCCGAGCTGTTCCACGATGCCGATATTCCCTGCTCCCGGGTGGAGTCCCTGGACAAGGAGCCCCAACCGGGCATCATCGAGGTGACCACCGCCGCCGTCGGGCGTGGTTTTGTCCTTGACGGGCTCAAACTTGGCCTCTTGACCGAAGCCGACCTGCTGGGCCGGGCGACGGCAAGTTCCACCAAGGACATGCGGCGCATGCCCTCCAAGCGCCGCAACGCCGTGGACCCCCTCCAGCTGCACGCGGGCGATTTCGTGGTCCATGAGCAGCACGGCATCGGCCGGTTCGTGGAGCTCATCCAGCGCAAGGTGACCGGTACCTCGGCCTCCGATGCCGGCCTGCGCGAGTATCTGGTCCTGGAGTACGCCCCGTCCAAGCGCGGTGCTCCGGGGGACCGGCTCTTTGTACCGACTGACCAGCTGGACCAAGTGACGCGCTACGTCGGCGGTGACACCCCTGCGCTGAGCAAGATGGGCGGTGCGGACTGGGCCAGCACCAAGTCCAAGGCCCGCAAGGCCGTCAAGGAAATCGCCGGCGAACTGATCCGCCTCTACTCCGCCCGCATGGCATCACGCGGCCATGCCTTTGCCCCGGACACTCCGTGGCAGCGAGAACTTGAAGAAGCGTTCCCGTACGTGGAAACACCGGACCAGCTGACCACCATCAACGAAGTCAAAGCGGACATGGAACGCGAGATCCCCATGGACCGCCTGGTCTCCGGTGACGTGGGCTACGGCAAGACCGAGATCGCTGTCCGCGCCGCCTTCAAAGCCGTCCAGGACGGCAAGCAAGTGGCTGTCCTGGTGCCCACCACGTTGTTGGCCCAGCAGCACTACGAAACCTTCACGGAGCGTTTCTCCGGCTTCCCCCTGCGGGTAAAGCCGCTCTCCAGGTTCCAGAGCAGCAAGGAAGCGAAAGAAACCGCCGAGGGCGTCAAGAGCGGCGCTGTGGATGTGGTGATCGGTACGCACCGGCTCCTGTCCAAGGACTTCGAGTTCAAGGACCTCGGACTGGTGATCGTGGACGAGGAACAGCGCTTCGGTGTGGAGCACAAGGAAGCGCTGAAGAAGATGCGCACCAACGTCGATGTGTTGGCCATGAGTGCCACACCCATTCCCCGCACGCTGGAAATGTCGCTCACCGGTATCCGGGAAACCTCCACCCTGGCCACCCCTCCGGAGGAACGCCACCCGGTCCTGACCTACGTCGGTCCCTACACGAACAAGCAAACCTCCGCTGCCATCCGCAGGGAGCTGATGCGCGAAGGCCAGGTGTTCTTCGTCCACAACCGGGTCTCATCGATCGAGCGCATCGCGGCCCAAATCCGCGAACTGGTCCCCGAAGCCCGGGTCGAGGTGGCGCATGGTCAAATGTCCGAGAGCCGCCTCGAGAAAATCATCGTGGACTTCTGGGAGAAGCGGTTCGACGTCCTGGTCTGCACCACCATCATCGAAACCGGCCTGGATATCTCCAACGCAAACACCCTCATTGTCGATGGCGCTGACAAGTATGGGCTCTCGCAGCTCCACCAGCTCCGCGGACGCGTTGGACGTGGCCGTGAACGGGCCTACGCCTACTTCCTGTACCCCTCGGAAAAACCATTGGGCGAGGTAGCCTTGGAGCGTCTGAAGGCCGTAGCCGCGCACAACGAACTCGGCGCCGGCATGCAGCTGGCCATGAAGGACCTCGAAATCCGTGGTGCGGGAAACCTGCTGGGCGGCGAACAGTCGGGCCACATCCAGGGAGTCGGCTTCGACCTCTACATCCGCCTGGTAGGCGAGGCTGTGGCCGAATACCGCGGCGAGGCCGAAGAAAAGGCCGCGGAGATGAAGATCGAGCTGCCCGTCAACGCCCACCTTCCGCACGACTACGTGCCAGGGGAAAGGCTGCGCCTGGAGGCCTACCGAAAACTGGCCGCTGCCATTACGTACGAGGCCATCGACGAGGTCCTGGCTGAACTCGTGGACCGTTACGGCGAGCCTCCGCTGCCCGCCCAAAACCTCATTGCCGTGGCGCGCTTCCGGGTAGGTGCCCGCGAAGCCGGCCTGTCCGACGTCGCGCTCCAAGGCAACTTCATCCGCTTCTCGCCGGCGCAACTACCGGAGTCCAAAACCATGCGCCTGAACCGAATGTACCCGGGTTCCCAGGTGAAACCGGCACTGGACGCCGTCCTGATTCCCAAGCCCAAGACGGCCAAAATCGGTGGACGCGATCTTCAGGATGCCGAGATTTTGCAATGGGCCAACACCGTTATTGAAGCGATCTTCACCGACGCACCCGTGAAGGCCGGCTGA
- a CDS encoding metal-dependent hydrolase → MMGGHHAASGAAAWIAIASTGPYALGWYPLDSTGILIGAMATAGTALVVDWDHRHSTIANSLPPLSNVIAVGIEKASGGHRQGTHSLLGASAFVVLAAMAAQFQMDTPVGKLSIGAGLLCMFMINLAAKALNLFPKSGWITNWLFAVVMAGLVTWFAPDQWGWLPLSMLTGVVVHIVGDMITVGGVPLLWPIVIKPPKFLRKSPIRGIWRPNGAFSIPLLGRAGSRREWLVLIPVSGYAMVGMGAAAWTLAQQHWPGVLAALGGVVQVP, encoded by the coding sequence ATGATGGGAGGACATCACGCCGCGTCAGGAGCCGCGGCGTGGATAGCTATTGCCTCAACCGGCCCGTACGCCCTTGGCTGGTACCCCTTGGATTCCACCGGAATCCTGATCGGAGCCATGGCGACGGCGGGAACTGCCTTGGTGGTGGACTGGGACCACCGGCACAGCACCATCGCCAACTCCCTGCCCCCATTGTCCAATGTGATTGCGGTGGGGATCGAAAAAGCCAGTGGCGGTCACCGGCAGGGGACCCATTCACTCCTGGGAGCCTCGGCATTTGTGGTGCTCGCAGCCATGGCGGCGCAGTTCCAAATGGACACTCCGGTGGGCAAGCTCTCCATCGGGGCTGGTTTGCTGTGCATGTTCATGATCAATCTGGCGGCCAAGGCGTTGAACCTGTTCCCGAAGTCCGGGTGGATCACCAACTGGCTCTTTGCTGTGGTGATGGCAGGTTTGGTCACCTGGTTTGCCCCGGACCAGTGGGGCTGGTTGCCCCTGTCCATGCTCACAGGTGTGGTGGTGCACATCGTGGGGGACATGATCACTGTGGGTGGTGTACCGCTCCTGTGGCCCATTGTCATCAAGCCGCCGAAATTCCTGCGGAAATCCCCGATCCGGGGGATCTGGCGGCCAAATGGAGCCTTCTCCATCCCGCTGCTGGGGAGGGCCGGTTCCCGACGCGAATGGTTGGTCCTGATACCGGTCAGCGGTTACGCCATGGTGGGCATGGGAGCTGCGGCGTGGACGCTGGCGCAACAGCACTGGCCAGGGGTTCTGGCGGCCTTGGGGGGCGTAGTGCAGGTCCCCTGA